The Corallococcus soli genome contains a region encoding:
- a CDS encoding siderophore ABC transporter substrate-binding protein, with product MSTSPRRVPPLLAAACGVAVVALAVLGLRASRTTPDVPEAATPAASAPAAAAGRTFTHGQGSTVVAEHPKQVVVFDLAALDTLDALGVDVQGVAGEYFPGQLAKYADVKKYPRYGTLFEPDYEALHAARPDLIITGGRSSARYSKLKDIAPTIDQPTDDAHYLATMTANTERLAAVFGKEEKGRALLADLRQSIEALKKTTATRGRGLVVLTTGGRMTAYGPGSRFGVLHEGFGIPPAAPALKASLHGEAIGSEFILETNPDWLFVIDRDAAIGEGGGAQRLLDNELVHQTAAWKRGQVVYLEPANTYLIGGGIQSVRRLMEQISDVYAQPRQPPAP from the coding sequence GTGAGCACCTCCCCCCGGCGTGTCCCCCCCCTCCTCGCGGCCGCGTGTGGCGTCGCCGTGGTCGCGCTCGCCGTCCTGGGCCTGCGGGCCTCGCGCACCACCCCGGACGTCCCGGAAGCGGCCACGCCCGCCGCGTCAGCCCCCGCGGCGGCCGCGGGCCGCACCTTCACCCATGGCCAGGGCAGCACCGTGGTGGCGGAGCACCCGAAGCAGGTGGTGGTCTTCGACCTGGCGGCGCTGGACACGCTGGACGCGCTGGGCGTGGACGTCCAGGGGGTGGCGGGGGAGTACTTCCCCGGCCAGCTGGCGAAGTACGCGGACGTGAAGAAGTACCCCCGGTACGGGACCCTGTTCGAACCCGACTACGAGGCGCTCCACGCCGCGCGGCCCGACCTCATCATCACCGGCGGTCGCTCCAGCGCGCGCTACTCGAAGCTGAAGGACATCGCGCCCACCATCGATCAGCCCACGGACGACGCGCACTACCTGGCCACCATGACGGCCAACACGGAGCGGCTGGCGGCGGTGTTCGGCAAGGAGGAGAAGGGCCGGGCGCTGCTGGCGGACCTGCGCCAGTCCATTGAAGCCCTGAAGAAGACCACCGCGACGCGGGGCCGGGGGCTCGTCGTGCTGACCACGGGCGGGCGGATGACGGCCTATGGCCCGGGCTCCCGCTTCGGGGTGCTGCACGAGGGCTTCGGCATCCCGCCCGCGGCCCCGGCGCTCAAGGCGTCCCTGCATGGGGAGGCCATCGGGTCGGAGTTCATCCTGGAGACCAACCCGGACTGGCTGTTCGTCATCGACCGTGACGCGGCCATCGGCGAGGGGGGCGGTGCCCAGCGGCTGCTCGACAACGAGCTGGTGCACCAGACGGCGGCCTGGAAGCGGGGGCAGGTCGTCTACCTGGAGCCGGCCAACACCTACCTCATTGGCGGGGGCATCCAGTCGGTGCGGCGCCTGATGGAGCAGATCTCGGATGTCTATGCACAGCCTCGACAGCCCCCCGCTCCCTGA
- a CDS encoding ABC transporter permease — protein sequence MSMHSLDSPPLPESGTFARRAPPRSVVATEPALAVPRLLVAVLAVLVLAGLSLLIGVSQVTWDTLFAAGADDRAVQVLVISRVPRTLALMLSGMALGVAGLILQMLARNRFVEPFTAGTAESASLGILAVTVLAPDLPVLAKTLVAAGFALAGTALFLLILRRIPLRSALVVPLVGLVLGAIFDAATTFFAYRFNLLQSLSAWTTGDFSSVMRGRYELLWSAFVLTGIAYVVADRFTVAGMGEAFTTNLGLNHRRIVALGLALVAMVTAMVVATVGMIPFIGLIVPNLVSLLLGDNARRSIPWVAVMGAGFVLLCDIVGRVVRYPYEIPVGTVAGVVGSLMFLHLLLRRDARVG from the coding sequence ATGTCTATGCACAGCCTCGACAGCCCCCCGCTCCCTGAGTCGGGCACCTTCGCCAGACGCGCCCCCCCCCGCTCCGTCGTGGCCACGGAGCCGGCGCTCGCCGTGCCGCGCCTGCTCGTGGCCGTCCTCGCGGTGCTGGTGCTCGCCGGACTCAGCCTGCTGATTGGCGTGAGCCAGGTGACGTGGGACACGCTCTTCGCGGCCGGAGCGGACGACCGGGCCGTGCAGGTGCTGGTCATCAGCCGCGTGCCGCGCACCCTGGCCCTGATGCTCTCGGGCATGGCGCTGGGCGTGGCCGGCCTCATCCTGCAGATGCTCGCGCGCAACCGCTTCGTGGAGCCCTTCACCGCGGGCACCGCGGAGTCCGCCAGCCTGGGCATCCTCGCCGTCACCGTGCTGGCGCCCGACCTGCCCGTGCTGGCCAAGACGCTGGTGGCCGCGGGCTTCGCGCTGGCGGGCACGGCGCTGTTCCTGCTCATCCTGCGGCGCATCCCACTGCGCTCGGCGCTCGTGGTGCCGCTGGTCGGGCTGGTGCTGGGGGCCATCTTCGACGCGGCGACGACGTTCTTCGCCTACCGCTTCAACCTGCTCCAGTCGCTGTCGGCCTGGACGACGGGGGACTTCTCCAGCGTCATGCGCGGGCGCTATGAGCTGCTGTGGAGCGCCTTCGTCCTCACGGGCATCGCCTACGTCGTCGCGGACCGCTTCACGGTCGCCGGCATGGGCGAGGCCTTCACCACCAACCTGGGCCTGAACCACCGCCGCATCGTCGCGCTGGGGCTGGCCCTGGTCGCGATGGTCACCGCCATGGTGGTGGCCACCGTGGGGATGATTCCGTTCATCGGGCTCATCGTGCCGAACCTGGTCAGCCTGCTGCTGGGCGACAACGCGCGGCGCTCCATCCCGTGGGTGGCGGTGATGGGCGCGGGCTTCGTGCTGCTCTGTGACATCGTCGGGCGGGTGGTGCGCTACCCGTATGAGATCCCCGTCGGCACCGTGGCGGGCGTGGTGGGCAGCCTCATGTTCCTCCACCTGCTGCTCAGGCGGGATGCCCGTGTGGGCTAG
- a CDS encoding iron chelate uptake ABC transporter family permease subunit, with protein MPVWASALKPAGHERRLLLMGGLALLCVAAFMTVGAQGRWDFVLPFRARKVLTVVLVAYAIAVSTVLFQTVTENRVLTPAIMGFDTLYVLLQTCLLFFLGSTTVAALDVRLLFAVEVAIMVLFSGVLHRWLFWSGRRSIHLLLLTGVVLGVLFRSLSTFLQRVISPSEFAFLQDRFFASFNNPDPDLLVVSAVVTVGASALGLSLLRACDVLGLGRDLAINLGVDHRRTVSLLLVVVAVLVSVSTALVGPVTFFGLLVANLAYGLVGSHRHVHTLPAAVFLAVIGLLGGQLLLEQVFSFGANLRVIIEFLGGLMFIALLMRGALR; from the coding sequence ATGCCCGTGTGGGCTAGCGCGCTCAAGCCCGCGGGCCATGAGCGACGGCTGCTGCTGATGGGGGGCCTGGCCCTCCTGTGCGTCGCCGCGTTCATGACCGTGGGCGCCCAGGGGCGGTGGGACTTCGTGCTGCCCTTCCGCGCGCGCAAGGTCCTGACGGTGGTGCTGGTGGCCTACGCCATCGCGGTCTCCACGGTGCTGTTCCAGACCGTGACGGAGAACCGCGTGCTGACGCCGGCCATCATGGGCTTCGACACGCTCTACGTGCTGCTCCAGACGTGCCTGCTCTTCTTCCTGGGCTCCACCACGGTGGCGGCCCTGGACGTGCGGCTGCTGTTCGCGGTGGAGGTCGCCATCATGGTGCTCTTCTCCGGCGTGCTGCACCGGTGGCTGTTCTGGAGCGGGCGCCGGAGCATCCACCTGCTGCTGCTCACGGGCGTGGTGCTGGGCGTGCTGTTCCGCAGCCTGTCCACCTTCCTCCAGCGCGTCATCTCCCCCAGCGAGTTCGCCTTCCTCCAGGACCGCTTCTTCGCCAGCTTCAACAACCCGGATCCGGACCTGCTCGTCGTGTCGGCGGTGGTGACCGTGGGGGCCTCCGCCCTGGGCCTCTCCCTGCTGCGCGCCTGCGACGTCCTGGGGCTGGGCCGGGACCTGGCCATCAACCTGGGCGTGGACCACCGCCGCACGGTGTCGCTGCTGCTGGTGGTGGTGGCGGTGCTGGTGTCGGTGTCCACGGCGCTCGTGGGGCCGGTGACCTTCTTCGGCCTGCTGGTGGCGAACCTGGCCTACGGGCTGGTGGGCTCCCACCGGCACGTCCACACCCTGCCCGCCGCGGTGTTCCTCGCGGTGATTGGCCTGCTGGGCGGGCAGCTGCTGCTGGAGCAGGTCTTCTCCTTTGGCGCCAACCTGCGTGTCATCATCGAGTTCCTGGGCGGGCTGATGTTCATCGCCCTGCTCATGAGAGGCGCCCTGCGATGA
- a CDS encoding iron ABC transporter ATP-binding protein, whose protein sequence is MIEARNVSRRYGDTLVVDDVSLRIPERGVTSIIGPNGAGKSTLLSMISRLLPLSSGVVLVDDLDVTKTPGDALARRLAILRQDNHLTARLTVRDLVTFGRYPHSRGRPTVEDRAFVEGAIHHLGLEPIAHRFLDELSGGQRQRAFVAMVLCQDTHYVLLDEPLNSLDMKHAVSMMQELRRAADALGKSVILVLHDLNFASCYSDHIIAMRDGKVAFQGNAEELMRTEVLRGIYDLDIAIHQLDGKWIAVHYR, encoded by the coding sequence ATGATCGAGGCCCGGAACGTCTCCCGCCGCTACGGAGACACCCTGGTGGTGGACGACGTCTCCCTGCGGATCCCCGAGCGCGGCGTCACGTCCATCATCGGGCCCAACGGCGCCGGCAAGTCCACCCTCCTGTCGATGATCAGCCGGCTGTTGCCGCTGTCCTCGGGCGTGGTCCTGGTGGACGACCTGGACGTGACGAAGACGCCCGGCGACGCGCTGGCCCGCAGGCTGGCCATCCTGCGCCAGGACAACCACCTCACCGCGCGGCTGACGGTGCGCGACCTGGTGACGTTCGGCCGCTATCCGCACTCGCGGGGGCGCCCGACGGTGGAGGACCGGGCCTTCGTGGAGGGGGCCATCCACCACCTGGGCCTGGAGCCCATCGCCCACCGCTTCCTGGACGAGCTGTCCGGAGGCCAGCGCCAGCGCGCCTTCGTGGCCATGGTGCTGTGCCAGGACACGCACTACGTGCTGCTGGATGAGCCGCTCAACAGCCTGGACATGAAGCACGCGGTGTCCATGATGCAGGAGCTGAGGCGCGCCGCGGACGCGCTAGGCAAGAGCGTCATCCTGGTCCTGCACGACCTCAACTTCGCCTCCTGCTACTCCGACCACATCATCGCAATGCGCGACGGGAAGGTCGCCTTCCAGGGCAACGCGGAGGAGCTGATGCGTACGGAGGTCCTGCGCGGCATCTACGACCTGGACATCGCCATCCACCAGCTCGACGGGAAGTGGATCGCCGTCCACTACCGGTAG
- a CDS encoding nuclear transport factor 2 family protein — MREKNLEYTLDWIAIQELVAEYGQAIDHGKDTGDWTRWERVFAPEVTSDYSRFMGVPPVTQPRAVLAKFADVSLECFTRTQHATANTVRTEFKSDTQATVHAYAEVSHFFQLNGVPQEWTLVGRYTHEVVKTAQEGWRLQKVTLDPMHHRGNLLGLQFVQGKRLGTP; from the coding sequence ATGCGCGAGAAGAACCTGGAGTACACGCTGGATTGGATTGCCATCCAGGAGCTGGTGGCCGAGTACGGGCAGGCCATCGACCATGGCAAGGACACGGGCGACTGGACGCGCTGGGAGCGGGTCTTCGCGCCGGAGGTGACGTCGGACTACTCGCGCTTCATGGGCGTGCCGCCCGTCACCCAGCCGCGCGCGGTGCTGGCGAAGTTCGCGGACGTGTCGCTGGAGTGCTTCACGCGCACGCAGCACGCCACGGCCAACACGGTGCGCACCGAGTTCAAGAGCGACACTCAGGCGACGGTGCATGCCTACGCGGAGGTGTCCCACTTCTTCCAGCTCAACGGCGTGCCGCAGGAGTGGACGCTGGTGGGACGCTACACGCACGAGGTGGTCAAGACGGCCCAGGAGGGGTGGCGCCTCCAGAAGGTCACGCTGGATCCAATGCACCACCGGGGCAACCTGCTGGGCCTGCAGTTCGTCCAGGGCAAGCGGCTGGGCACCCCGTAG